Proteins from a genomic interval of Indicator indicator isolate 239-I01 chromosome 19, UM_Iind_1.1, whole genome shotgun sequence:
- the AKTIP gene encoding AKT-interacting protein isoform X2 — MNPFWSMSTSSVRKRPDAEEKTLSGEVRTSPLRASSKKQLPSIPKNTVPITKPASPAASSQSTNGTHASYGPFYLEYSLLAEFTMVVKQKLPGVYVQPSYRSALMWFGVIFIRHGLYQDGVFKFTVYIPDNYPDGDCPRLVFDVPVFHPLVDPLSGELDVKRAFAKWRRNHNHIWQVLMYARRVFYKIDTTSPLNPEAAVLYEKDIQLFKSKVVDSVKLCSSHLFDQPKIEDPYAIIFSPWNPAIHDEAREKMLTQKKKPEDQHCKSTQVSGLSWVKPGSVQPFSKEDKTMPT, encoded by the exons ATGAACCCTTTCTGGAGCATGTCTACAAGTTCTGTGCGCAAG AGACCTGACGCTGAAGAGAAAACTCTGAGTGGAGAGGTGCGTACCAGTCCTCTGCGAGCCTCTTCAAAGAAACAGTTGCCTTCTATTCCAAAGAACACTGTGCCAATAACCAAACCTGCTTCACCTGCCGCCTCATCCCAGTCAACCAATGGAACACATGCTTCTTATGGGCCTTTTTATTTGGAGTATTCCCTCCTTGCAGAATT CACCATGGTTGTAAAGCAGAAGTTGCCTGGTGTCTATGTGCAGCCATCTTACCGATCAGCATTAA TGTGGTTTGGTGTAATATTCATCAGACATGGGCTCTACCAGGATGGTGTGTTTAAATTTACTGTCTATATTCCTGATAATTACCCAGATGGAGACTGCCCA CGCTTGGTTTTTGATGTACCTGTCTTCCACCCACTAGTAGATCCTTTATCTGGTGAACTGGATGTGAAAAGAGCATTTGCAAAATGGAG gCGAAATCATAATCACATATGGCAAGTGTTAATGTATGCTCGCAGAGTCTTCTACAAGATTGATACAACTAGTCCTCTGAACCCGGAGGCTGCAGTGCT GTATGAAAAAGATATTCAGCTATTCAAAAGTAAAGTTGTGGACAGTGTCAAACTATGCAGCAGTCATTTATTTGATCAGCCCAAAATAGAGGATCCCTATGCAATAAT TTTTTCTCCATGGAATCCAGCTATACATGATGAAGCTAGAGAGAAGATGTTGACTCAAAAG AAGAAACCAGAAGATCAGCACTGCAAAAGCACGCAAGTTTCTGGCCTGTCATGGGTAAAGCCTGGCTCTGTTCAGCCTTTCAGCAAAGAAGACAAGACGATGCCGACCTAG
- the AKTIP gene encoding AKT-interacting protein isoform X1, which yields MNPFWSMSTSSVRKRPDAEEKTLSGEVRTSPLRASSKKQLPSIPKNTVPITKPASPAASSQSTNGTHASYGPFYLEYSLLAEFTMVVKQKLPGVYVQPSYRSALMWFGVIFIRHGLYQDGVFKFTVYIPDNYPDGDCPRLVFDVPVFHPLVDPLSGELDVKRAFAKWRRNHNHIWQVLMYARRVFYKIDTTSPLNPEAAVLYEKDIQLFKSKVVDSVKLCSSHLFDQPKIEDPYAIIFSPWNPAIHDEAREKMLTQKKPEDQHCKSTQVSGLSWVKPGSVQPFSKEDKTMPT from the exons ATGAACCCTTTCTGGAGCATGTCTACAAGTTCTGTGCGCAAG AGACCTGACGCTGAAGAGAAAACTCTGAGTGGAGAGGTGCGTACCAGTCCTCTGCGAGCCTCTTCAAAGAAACAGTTGCCTTCTATTCCAAAGAACACTGTGCCAATAACCAAACCTGCTTCACCTGCCGCCTCATCCCAGTCAACCAATGGAACACATGCTTCTTATGGGCCTTTTTATTTGGAGTATTCCCTCCTTGCAGAATT CACCATGGTTGTAAAGCAGAAGTTGCCTGGTGTCTATGTGCAGCCATCTTACCGATCAGCATTAA TGTGGTTTGGTGTAATATTCATCAGACATGGGCTCTACCAGGATGGTGTGTTTAAATTTACTGTCTATATTCCTGATAATTACCCAGATGGAGACTGCCCA CGCTTGGTTTTTGATGTACCTGTCTTCCACCCACTAGTAGATCCTTTATCTGGTGAACTGGATGTGAAAAGAGCATTTGCAAAATGGAG gCGAAATCATAATCACATATGGCAAGTGTTAATGTATGCTCGCAGAGTCTTCTACAAGATTGATACAACTAGTCCTCTGAACCCGGAGGCTGCAGTGCT GTATGAAAAAGATATTCAGCTATTCAAAAGTAAAGTTGTGGACAGTGTCAAACTATGCAGCAGTCATTTATTTGATCAGCCCAAAATAGAGGATCCCTATGCAATAAT TTTTTCTCCATGGAATCCAGCTATACATGATGAAGCTAGAGAGAAGATGTTGACTCAAAAG AAACCAGAAGATCAGCACTGCAAAAGCACGCAAGTTTCTGGCCTGTCATGGGTAAAGCCTGGCTCTGTTCAGCCTTTCAGCAAAGAAGACAAGACGATGCCGACCTAG